Proteins from one Panthera leo isolate Ple1 chromosome D1, P.leo_Ple1_pat1.1, whole genome shotgun sequence genomic window:
- the TESMIN gene encoding tesmin isoform X3: MEEAPLLGGMSSPEEMVTDLFSADSPFVSENLTLRAPVVVKHEEGEFHMFQDAYLSPADPTEPLLHAFSPPLQADCETQGKAELAGGDHAQEMLAEYPGLPDLSPLEDAVLPVAPQPQAYNVHFLSSLLAPHRSPAVLPLGAWAREGAAHPGVRVIPVEKKEAGGAVISNNPEEATFQNALGPEPCHTFESSQEAEEAAGCSLKKDSNPMVICQLKGGTQMLCVDNSGTRELKALHLVPQYPDQNNYLQSDVPKPMTTLVGRFLPVPAKLNLVTQLENGALPSIVNGSTVPSGSTLPGPPKISLAGYCDCFASGDFCHDCNCNNCCNNLRHEVQRFKAIKACLDRNPEAFQPKIGKGKPGDVKPRHNKGCNCRRSGCLKNYCECYEAKIMCSSICKCIGCKNYEEGPERKTLMSMPYHPDAGGFEGSPHLSPTESAGLPQFRKDRRPSCISWEVVEGTCSCLLAQGEEAEKERCSERLAQQMILEEFGRCLSQILRMEFQSKGLEIE; the protein is encoded by the exons ATGGAGGAGGCCCCTCTGCTTGGCGGGATGTCCAGTCCCGAGGAGATGGTGACAGACCTTTTCAGCGCAGACAGTCCGTTTGTTTCCGAAAACCTCACCCTGAGAGCCCCGGTGGTGGTGAAGCACGAGGAGGGCGAGTTCCACATGTTTCAAGACGCGTACCTGAGCCCCGCGGACCCCACGGAGCCCCTCCTGCACGCGTTCAGCCCCCCGCTGCAGGCGGACTGTGAGACCCAGGGCAAAGCGGAGCTGGCGGGGGGCGACCACGCCCAGGAGATGCTGGCGGAGTACCCCGGCCTCCCCGACCTCAGCCCCCTGGAAGACGCCGTCCTGCCCGTGGCCCCGCAGCCGCAGGCCTACAACGTCCACTTCCTGTCCTCCCTGCTGGCCCCGCACAGGAGTCCCGCCGTCCTGCCCCTGGGCGCCTGGGCCAGGGAAGGAGCCGCCCACCCCGGTGTCCGGGTGATTCCA gtggaaaaaaaggaagccgGTGGCGCAGTTATAAGTAACAACCCAGAGGAGGCAACTTTTCAGAACGCCCTTGGCCCCGAACCCTGTCACACGTTTGAGTCAtcccaggaagcagaggaggcCGCCGGCTGCTCTCTCAAGAAAGACTCTAACCCAATG gtGATCTGTCAGTTGAAAGGGGGCACACAAATGCTGTGTGTAGACAATTCTGGCACGAGAGAGCTAAAAGCGCTTCATTTGGTTCCTCAGTATCCAGACCAAAATAATTACCTACAGTCAG ATGTCCCTAAACCAATGACTACTTTAGTAGGAAGATTTTTGCCAGTCCCAGCAAAATTGAATCTCGTTACACAA CTCGAGAACGGAGCCTTACCATCCATAGTCAACGGGTCTACTGTCCCTTCGGGATCCACCCTTCCAGGACCACCCAAAATATCTTTGGCTGG GTACTGCGATTGCTTTGCCAGCGGGGACTTTTGCCACGACTGCAACTGTAACAACTGCTGCAACAACCTGCGTCACGAAGTCCAGCGGTTCAAGGCCATCAAG GCATGTCTCGATAGAAACCCAGAAGCTTTCCAACCAAAGATTGGGAAGGGGAAGCCGGGAGACGTGAAGCCTCGACACAACAAAGGCTGTAACTGCAGGAGGTCAGGCTGCCTCAAGAATTACTGTGAGTGCTACGAG GCCAAAATTATGTGTTCTTCTATTTGCAAATGCATTGGTTGCAAAAATTACGAAGAAGGCCCAGAACGGAAAACCCTAATGAGCATGCCCTACCATCCGGACGCTGGAGGGTTTGAAGGCAGCCCTCATTTGTCACCAACTGAATCCGCAGGACTGCCGCAGTTCAGAAAAGACAG GCGGCCCTCGTGCATCTCCTGGGAGGTGGTGGAAGGCACGTGCTCCTGCCTGCTGGCCCAGGGCGAGGAGGCCGAGAAGGAGCGCTGCTCGGAACGCCTGGCCCAGCAGATGATCCTGGAGGAGTTCGGGAGGTGCCTGTCCCAGATCCTGCGGATGGAGTTTCAATCCA
- the TESMIN gene encoding tesmin isoform X1 has product MEEAPLLGGMSSPEEMVTDLFSADSPFVSENLTLRAPVVVKHEEGEFHMFQDAYLSPADPTEPLLHAFSPPLQADCETQGKAELAGGDHAQEMLAEYPGLPDLSPLEDAVLPVAPQPQAYNVHFLSSLLAPHRSPAVLPLGAWAREGAAHPGVRVIPVEKKEAGGAVISNNPEEATFQNALGPEPCHTFESSQEAEEAAGCSLKKDSNPMVICQLKGGTQMLCVDNSGTRELKALHLVPQYPDQNNYLQSDVPKPMTTLVGRFLPVPAKLNLVTQLENGALPSIVNGSTVPSGSTLPGPPKISLAGVTLSSWDTKSKKPCNCTKSQCLKLYCDCFASGDFCHDCNCNNCCNNLRHEVQRFKAIKACLDRNPEAFQPKIGKGKPGDVKPRHNKGCNCRRSGCLKNYCECYEAKIMCSSICKCIGCKNYEEGPERKTLMSMPYHPDAGGFEGSPHLSPTESAGLPQFRKDRRPSCISWEVVEGTCSCLLAQGEEAEKERCSERLAQQMILEEFGRCLSQILRMEFQSKGLEIE; this is encoded by the exons ATGGAGGAGGCCCCTCTGCTTGGCGGGATGTCCAGTCCCGAGGAGATGGTGACAGACCTTTTCAGCGCAGACAGTCCGTTTGTTTCCGAAAACCTCACCCTGAGAGCCCCGGTGGTGGTGAAGCACGAGGAGGGCGAGTTCCACATGTTTCAAGACGCGTACCTGAGCCCCGCGGACCCCACGGAGCCCCTCCTGCACGCGTTCAGCCCCCCGCTGCAGGCGGACTGTGAGACCCAGGGCAAAGCGGAGCTGGCGGGGGGCGACCACGCCCAGGAGATGCTGGCGGAGTACCCCGGCCTCCCCGACCTCAGCCCCCTGGAAGACGCCGTCCTGCCCGTGGCCCCGCAGCCGCAGGCCTACAACGTCCACTTCCTGTCCTCCCTGCTGGCCCCGCACAGGAGTCCCGCCGTCCTGCCCCTGGGCGCCTGGGCCAGGGAAGGAGCCGCCCACCCCGGTGTCCGGGTGATTCCA gtggaaaaaaaggaagccgGTGGCGCAGTTATAAGTAACAACCCAGAGGAGGCAACTTTTCAGAACGCCCTTGGCCCCGAACCCTGTCACACGTTTGAGTCAtcccaggaagcagaggaggcCGCCGGCTGCTCTCTCAAGAAAGACTCTAACCCAATG gtGATCTGTCAGTTGAAAGGGGGCACACAAATGCTGTGTGTAGACAATTCTGGCACGAGAGAGCTAAAAGCGCTTCATTTGGTTCCTCAGTATCCAGACCAAAATAATTACCTACAGTCAG ATGTCCCTAAACCAATGACTACTTTAGTAGGAAGATTTTTGCCAGTCCCAGCAAAATTGAATCTCGTTACACAA CTCGAGAACGGAGCCTTACCATCCATAGTCAACGGGTCTACTGTCCCTTCGGGATCCACCCTTCCAGGACCACCCAAAATATCTTTGGCTGG AGTAACTCTTAGTTCATGGGACACAAAGTCTAAAAAGCCATGTAACTGTACCAAATCCCAGTGTCTGAAATT GTACTGCGATTGCTTTGCCAGCGGGGACTTTTGCCACGACTGCAACTGTAACAACTGCTGCAACAACCTGCGTCACGAAGTCCAGCGGTTCAAGGCCATCAAG GCATGTCTCGATAGAAACCCAGAAGCTTTCCAACCAAAGATTGGGAAGGGGAAGCCGGGAGACGTGAAGCCTCGACACAACAAAGGCTGTAACTGCAGGAGGTCAGGCTGCCTCAAGAATTACTGTGAGTGCTACGAG GCCAAAATTATGTGTTCTTCTATTTGCAAATGCATTGGTTGCAAAAATTACGAAGAAGGCCCAGAACGGAAAACCCTAATGAGCATGCCCTACCATCCGGACGCTGGAGGGTTTGAAGGCAGCCCTCATTTGTCACCAACTGAATCCGCAGGACTGCCGCAGTTCAGAAAAGACAG GCGGCCCTCGTGCATCTCCTGGGAGGTGGTGGAAGGCACGTGCTCCTGCCTGCTGGCCCAGGGCGAGGAGGCCGAGAAGGAGCGCTGCTCGGAACGCCTGGCCCAGCAGATGATCCTGGAGGAGTTCGGGAGGTGCCTGTCCCAGATCCTGCGGATGGAGTTTCAATCCA
- the TESMIN gene encoding tesmin isoform X2 has protein sequence MEEAPLLGGMSSPEEMVTDLFSADSPFVSENLTLRAPVVVKHEEGEFHMFQDAYLSPADPTEPLLHAFSPPLQADCETQGKAELAGGDHAQEMLAEYPGLPDLSPLEDAVLPVAPQPQAYNVHFLSSLLAPHRSPAVLPLGAWAREGAAHPGVRVIPVEKKEAGGAVISNNPEEATFQNALGPEPCHTFESSQEAEEAAGCSLKKDSNPMVICQLKGGTQMLCVDNSGTRELKALHLVPQYPDQNNYLQSDVPKPMTTLVGRFLPVPAKLNLVTQLENGALPSIVNGSTVPSGSTLPGPPKISLAGVTLSSWDTKSKKPCNCTKSQCLKLYCDCFASGDFCHDCNCNNCCNNLRHEVQRFKAIKACLDRNPEAFQPKIGKGKPGDVKPRHNKGCNCRRSGCLKNYCECYEAKIMCSSICKCIGCKNYEEGPERKTLMSMPYHPDAGGFEGSPHLSPTESAGLPQFRKDRNYVNLHINLDRVSAFPLLRRQKTQNSPLSYPGVPRSAFFLTFSES, from the exons ATGGAGGAGGCCCCTCTGCTTGGCGGGATGTCCAGTCCCGAGGAGATGGTGACAGACCTTTTCAGCGCAGACAGTCCGTTTGTTTCCGAAAACCTCACCCTGAGAGCCCCGGTGGTGGTGAAGCACGAGGAGGGCGAGTTCCACATGTTTCAAGACGCGTACCTGAGCCCCGCGGACCCCACGGAGCCCCTCCTGCACGCGTTCAGCCCCCCGCTGCAGGCGGACTGTGAGACCCAGGGCAAAGCGGAGCTGGCGGGGGGCGACCACGCCCAGGAGATGCTGGCGGAGTACCCCGGCCTCCCCGACCTCAGCCCCCTGGAAGACGCCGTCCTGCCCGTGGCCCCGCAGCCGCAGGCCTACAACGTCCACTTCCTGTCCTCCCTGCTGGCCCCGCACAGGAGTCCCGCCGTCCTGCCCCTGGGCGCCTGGGCCAGGGAAGGAGCCGCCCACCCCGGTGTCCGGGTGATTCCA gtggaaaaaaaggaagccgGTGGCGCAGTTATAAGTAACAACCCAGAGGAGGCAACTTTTCAGAACGCCCTTGGCCCCGAACCCTGTCACACGTTTGAGTCAtcccaggaagcagaggaggcCGCCGGCTGCTCTCTCAAGAAAGACTCTAACCCAATG gtGATCTGTCAGTTGAAAGGGGGCACACAAATGCTGTGTGTAGACAATTCTGGCACGAGAGAGCTAAAAGCGCTTCATTTGGTTCCTCAGTATCCAGACCAAAATAATTACCTACAGTCAG ATGTCCCTAAACCAATGACTACTTTAGTAGGAAGATTTTTGCCAGTCCCAGCAAAATTGAATCTCGTTACACAA CTCGAGAACGGAGCCTTACCATCCATAGTCAACGGGTCTACTGTCCCTTCGGGATCCACCCTTCCAGGACCACCCAAAATATCTTTGGCTGG AGTAACTCTTAGTTCATGGGACACAAAGTCTAAAAAGCCATGTAACTGTACCAAATCCCAGTGTCTGAAATT GTACTGCGATTGCTTTGCCAGCGGGGACTTTTGCCACGACTGCAACTGTAACAACTGCTGCAACAACCTGCGTCACGAAGTCCAGCGGTTCAAGGCCATCAAG GCATGTCTCGATAGAAACCCAGAAGCTTTCCAACCAAAGATTGGGAAGGGGAAGCCGGGAGACGTGAAGCCTCGACACAACAAAGGCTGTAACTGCAGGAGGTCAGGCTGCCTCAAGAATTACTGTGAGTGCTACGAG GCCAAAATTATGTGTTCTTCTATTTGCAAATGCATTGGTTGCAAAAATTACGAAGAAGGCCCAGAACGGAAAACCCTAATGAGCATGCCCTACCATCCGGACGCTGGAGGGTTTGAAGGCAGCCCTCATTTGTCACCAACTGAATCCGCAGGACTGCCGCAGTTCAGAAAAGACAG